One segment of Thermodesulfobacteriota bacterium DNA contains the following:
- a CDS encoding MBL fold metallo-hydrolase, with product MAVNIYPIPLGVAQCYVIQDKGAVMIDAGAPKKSTQFLKTIEHHGISPNDIKLIIPTHGHWDHIGSAKDIKQITGARIAMHHREKEWLEKSQKHIPPAVNLWGHIIVKTLGGLLPLIRFPAAQVDITLEDEDFSLTEFEIPGKIIYTPGHSPGSVSVLLDTGDAFVGDLAMSSFPLRLSPGLPIFADDITQVKNSLKLLLDKGATTIYPAHGKSFPAELIRTFL from the coding sequence ATGGCGGTTAATATTTATCCAATTCCCCTCGGTGTGGCTCAGTGTTATGTCATCCAGGATAAAGGCGCTGTAATGATCGATGCGGGCGCTCCTAAAAAATCAACCCAATTTTTAAAAACCATTGAACACCATGGAATAAGCCCCAATGATATCAAGCTAATCATCCCAACCCATGGGCATTGGGATCATATCGGATCAGCAAAGGATATCAAACAAATAACCGGGGCAAGAATTGCCATGCACCATCGAGAAAAGGAATGGCTGGAAAAGTCTCAAAAGCATATTCCTCCTGCAGTTAATCTCTGGGGTCATATTATTGTTAAAACATTGGGGGGCTTACTGCCCCTAATCCGTTTTCCGGCCGCCCAAGTCGACATCACTTTAGAAGATGAAGATTTTTCTTTAACCGAGTTTGAGATTCCCGGAAAAATTATTTATACTCCCGGACATTCTCCTGGATCTGTCAGTGTTTTATTGGACACCGGAGATGCTTTTGTAGGTGACCTGGCCATGAGTTCGTTTCCATTGCGCTTAAGCCCCGGCCTGCCCATATTTGCTGACGATATTACACAAGTCAAAAACAGCTTAAAGTTATTGCTGGACAAAGGCGCCACCACCATTTATCCGGCACATGGCAAATCATTTCCTGCAGAATTGATTCGAACATTTTTATAA
- a CDS encoding Zn-ribbon domain-containing OB-fold protein, whose translation MKNQLTFNRYQDALTEDRLLGLYCEECGTCTLPPQAVCRSCGGHKLNEKEIGNTGTLRTFTVIRVAAEGMTPPFIVALVETDSGAWVMGNLEGVDPDNTGMELLGQQVKITSRIVKGDIYAYGDIRVPVFSPI comes from the coding sequence ATGAAAAACCAACTGACTTTCAACCGCTATCAGGATGCTTTGACAGAAGATAGACTTTTGGGGTTATACTGTGAGGAATGCGGCACCTGCACACTTCCGCCTCAGGCCGTTTGCCGTTCGTGTGGAGGACACAAACTGAATGAGAAAGAAATTGGCAACACCGGAACTTTACGAACATTTACCGTCATACGAGTGGCGGCTGAAGGGATGACGCCCCCCTTTATCGTTGCCCTGGTTGAAACCGATTCAGGGGCATGGGTAATGGGAAACCTTGAAGGCGTGGATCCGGACAATACCGGTATGGAGCTGCTGGGACAACAGGTGAAAATTACCAGTCGGATAGTCAAAGGGGATATCTATGCTTACGGCGATATCCGTGTCCCTGTTTTCTCTCCGATATAA
- a CDS encoding creatininase family protein, protein MKKVVKPTEPVFFGRMNTQLENLSYPEVEQYLKKNDIILVPTGSVEQHSPYGLIGTDFITAEAVAQRVARAMQILVAPTVKYGVSPHHMAFSGTVSLVPDTMIMLISDIIQSLVAHGFRRIVFINGHGGNINAIKTAMERLKAQKIQGCFEVISWYEMEEIQQLSEDLYSAEEGHHATPSEVSITRYLRPEAFETKPAHELQVKNPKYYWPLTCEEMKKVFPDGRMESAPWLATADHGLKLLDEASRAIQKKVDEIMLLKVL, encoded by the coding sequence ATGAAAAAAGTAGTAAAACCAACGGAACCTGTTTTTTTTGGACGCATGAACACACAACTAGAAAATCTGTCATACCCTGAAGTGGAACAATATCTGAAAAAAAATGATATTATCCTTGTTCCCACCGGTTCGGTGGAACAGCACAGCCCCTATGGATTGATCGGGACCGATTTCATCACGGCCGAAGCTGTGGCCCAAAGGGTTGCACGAGCCATGCAGATACTTGTCGCTCCGACCGTCAAATATGGCGTCTCCCCTCATCATATGGCATTCAGTGGTACAGTTAGCCTTGTGCCCGACACGATGATCATGCTGATTTCAGATATTATTCAATCGCTGGTTGCCCACGGTTTCAGACGAATCGTATTCATCAACGGTCATGGTGGAAATATAAATGCCATAAAAACCGCCATGGAAAGGTTAAAAGCACAGAAGATCCAAGGATGTTTCGAAGTAATCTCCTGGTATGAAATGGAGGAAATACAACAGTTGAGCGAAGACCTTTACTCGGCTGAAGAAGGACATCATGCAACCCCCAGCGAAGTCTCCATCACCAGATACTTGAGGCCGGAGGCATTCGAAACCAAACCTGCTCACGAACTGCAGGTTAAAAATCCAAAATACTACTGGCCGCTGACCTGTGAAGAAATGAAAAAAGTATTTCCCGACGGTCGTATGGAATCCGCCCCATGGCTGGCGACGGCTGATCATGGCCTGAAACTACTGGATGAAGCGAGTCGAGCGATCCAGAAAAAAGTTGATGAGATCATGCTCCTCAAGGTGTTATAA
- a CDS encoding beta-ketoacyl synthase N-terminal-like domain-containing protein has protein sequence MREVAITGVGMTPFGIFDRTNVELFSQAALEAMADSNIESRNIQALFFGNCLGAFEEGQLHMAPFIHSALDLPVSAPATRFESACATATVAIRHAALLVAAGVYDVVLAGGTERAAAMGTPLATRTFAMASHAQYETPTGITFPGVFAMATHMYAQKYNIELKELKKHMAEIAVKNHFHGTKNPKAHFQKEIDVDKVLNGMMVADPLQLLDCCPFSDGAAAVVISDAAKAKDLVKQPIFIAGMGQASAGPLHIQQDLTRVIARETSSRNAYKQAGVKPTDIDVCELHDCFTTAEILAIESLGFYEFGSGYDAATKGETRIGGKIAINPSGGLKAKGHPIGATGAAQVTEIVEQLRGKSGDRQVQGAKIGLVDTLGGDFGTVCNIILRSER, from the coding sequence ATGCGAGAAGTAGCAATCACGGGCGTCGGAATGACTCCCTTTGGTATTTTCGACAGAACCAATGTGGAGCTTTTCAGCCAGGCGGCACTTGAAGCAATGGCTGATTCCAATATTGAATCCAGGAACATTCAGGCTCTTTTCTTCGGGAACTGCCTTGGGGCCTTTGAAGAAGGCCAGCTTCATATGGCGCCTTTTATCCATTCAGCACTGGACCTTCCAGTGTCTGCACCGGCCACCCGCTTTGAAAGTGCATGCGCCACAGCTACCGTGGCGATTCGACACGCAGCGCTGCTGGTTGCCGCCGGTGTTTACGATGTTGTTCTGGCCGGTGGAACGGAAAGGGCGGCAGCCATGGGTACGCCCCTGGCGACACGAACCTTTGCCATGGCATCACATGCTCAGTACGAAACCCCGACAGGAATAACCTTTCCCGGAGTTTTTGCCATGGCCACGCACATGTATGCTCAAAAATACAACATCGAATTGAAAGAACTGAAAAAGCATATGGCGGAGATCGCCGTTAAAAATCACTTTCACGGTACAAAAAATCCAAAGGCGCACTTTCAGAAGGAAATCGATGTAGATAAGGTTTTAAACGGCATGATGGTGGCTGACCCACTTCAACTGCTCGACTGTTGCCCCTTTTCTGACGGAGCAGCGGCAGTGGTGATATCCGATGCGGCTAAGGCGAAAGATCTGGTAAAACAGCCAATTTTTATCGCCGGGATGGGACAGGCATCGGCCGGGCCCCTTCATATTCAGCAGGACCTGACGCGGGTAATCGCCAGAGAGACTTCATCCCGGAATGCGTATAAACAGGCCGGAGTAAAACCAACCGATATAGATGTTTGTGAGCTTCACGACTGCTTTACTACTGCTGAAATTCTAGCTATTGAAAGCCTGGGCTTTTATGAATTCGGCAGCGGATATGACGCAGCCACCAAAGGTGAAACCCGGATCGGCGGTAAAATAGCAATCAACCCCTCGGGAGGCCTTAAAGCCAAGGGGCACCCCATCGGCGCCACAGGCGCAGCACAGGTTACTGAAATCGTTGAGCAGCTCAGAGGCAAATCCGGTGATCGCCAGGTACAGGGGGCAAAAATCGGCCTGGTGGACACTCTGGGCGGAGATTTTGGAACTGTTTGCAATATTATTTTAAGGAGCGAAAGATGA
- a CDS encoding 3-hydroxyacyl-CoA dehydrogenase produces MEIENCVAIVTGGASGLGEACVRQLVKDGATVSIFDFAPERGRQVAKDLGDSVIFCQADVADETDVASAIEETVRAFGAIHVAINCAGMGIPEKVLGKDGPMVMENFYRTLNINLGGTLNVIRLAAEKMVDNSPNADGERGVVINTSSIAAFEGQIGQVAYSASKAAIAGITLPIAREFADYGIRVMTIAPGLFDTPMMAGLSEEVKEALGKMIPFPKRLGYPSEYARMAKHIIENPVLNGETIRLDSAIRMAAR; encoded by the coding sequence ATGGAAATTGAAAACTGCGTGGCAATTGTGACCGGAGGTGCTTCCGGGCTGGGTGAGGCTTGTGTGCGTCAACTGGTAAAAGACGGGGCCACGGTTTCTATTTTTGACTTTGCACCGGAAAGGGGCCGACAGGTAGCAAAAGACCTGGGAGATTCGGTTATTTTCTGCCAAGCCGACGTCGCCGACGAAACCGATGTGGCATCAGCAATTGAGGAAACCGTCCGGGCATTTGGAGCCATACATGTGGCCATTAACTGTGCGGGGATGGGAATCCCGGAAAAAGTGCTCGGCAAAGACGGACCCATGGTGATGGAAAATTTTTATAGAACCCTGAATATTAACCTGGGCGGAACCCTAAATGTGATCCGCCTGGCTGCAGAAAAAATGGTAGACAATTCTCCCAATGCGGACGGAGAAAGGGGTGTGGTAATTAACACCTCATCTATTGCCGCATTTGAAGGGCAAATAGGGCAGGTTGCCTACAGCGCTTCCAAAGCTGCAATCGCAGGAATAACCCTTCCCATCGCACGTGAATTTGCCGATTACGGTATCCGGGTAATGACTATCGCACCCGGCCTTTTTGACACACCGATGATGGCCGGTCTTTCCGAGGAAGTAAAAGAAGCGCTGGGCAAGATGATTCCTTTCCCCAAACGCCTGGGATACCCTTCGGAATATGCACGGATGGCGAAACACATCATAGAAAACCCGGTTCTAAACGGTGAGACCATTCGCCTCGATTCCGCCATACGAATGGCTGCACGATAA
- a CDS encoding pyridoxamine 5'-phosphate oxidase family protein produces the protein MRRSEKEITDQSTIEAIIHASLVCRLALSDGNQPYIVPLCFGYRNQTLYFHSAREGKKIDLLKKNNRTCFEFDVNSEIIEADKPCKWGMKYQSVIGFGKAIFVENVEEKQKGLNIIMNHYSNRTWPFAEKAIEKIAVIKIEIEKMTGKYSS, from the coding sequence ATGAGAAGAAGTGAAAAAGAAATCACAGATCAATCGACCATCGAGGCAATCATTCATGCTTCCCTTGTTTGTCGCTTGGCTTTATCAGATGGGAATCAACCCTATATTGTGCCCTTATGTTTTGGCTACCGGAACCAAACGTTGTATTTTCACAGCGCCCGGGAAGGTAAAAAGATAGACCTACTCAAAAAAAACAATCGCACTTGCTTTGAATTTGACGTGAACAGCGAAATCATAGAAGCTGATAAACCATGTAAATGGGGCATGAAATACCAAAGCGTGATCGGATTTGGCAAAGCGATCTTTGTTGAAAATGTGGAAGAAAAGCAAAAGGGGTTAAACATCATCATGAATCATTATTCCAATCGAACTTGGCCGTTTGCCGAAAAAGCCATCGAGAAGATAGCTGTCATTAAAATCGAAATAGAGAAAATGACCGGCAAATATTCCTCATGA